Within Deinococcus actinosclerus, the genomic segment ACTCAGGGTGGGGGCCGGCTGGTTCGCCAGGACCGCCACGGCCAGCGGGCCCTGGGGCCGCAGGGTGTCGGCCAGGACGCGGGCCTCGTCGTCCGTGAGCTGTCCGGCTCCCTTCAGGCCGTCCACGCGCGTCCCGGTGACCTGACCGCTCGTGCCGCTCAGCCGCGTCCAGCTCTGGCCGTCGGTGTAGTAGATGGCGCTGAGCTGCGCGCCGCTGCCGGGCGTGACGGTGAAGCCCGCGCCCTGGCGGGTGACGGTCAGCTGCGCGGGGATGCCGGCGGTGGGCTCGCGGTACGTGGCCTTGCCGTTCACGCTGAGGCTGCCGGGCGTGGCGATGGGATCGCTGACCTGGGCGCGCAGGTCGGCGCTCTGGCTGCCCAGCTTCACGCTGCTTGCGCTGCCCTGGAGGGTGCCGTACACCCACACGACCCGTTCCTGCGCGCCGCCGTACAGGACGGCCTCGTGAACTTTGAGGTTGCCGGGGCCGGTCATGGAGCAGCCGCTGAGGAGGCCCGCGCCGAGCAGGGCGGCGGCCAGGAGGGTTCTGTTCATGGGCCTCAGCTTATGAGGAGTGGCTGACGGTGGACTGAAAATCGCCTTTCAGAAACCCTGACGCTTGACGGCGTTCAGGCGCTCCCGGCGAGCAGTTCGCGGGCGTGGGTCAGGGCGGCGTCGCTGGTGTTCCCGCTGAGCATCCGGGCGATCTCCTCCAGCCGCTCGTCGGGGGTGAGGAGACGCACGCGGCTGACCGTGCGGCCGTCCTCGACACTCTTCTCGACCTTGTAGTGGTGGTCGGCGCGCGCGGCGATCTGCGCGAGGTGGGTCACGACGAGCACCTGCCGCGCAGCGGCCAGGGCGCGCAGCTGATCCGCCACGGCGTGCGCGGCGCTGCCGCCGATCCCGGCGTCCACCTCGTCGAAGACCACGGCGGGCGTGTCGGCGCCCAGCACGGTGCTGATCGCCAGCATCACGCGGCTGAGTTCCCCACCCGACGCGACGTCGGCCAGGGGCGCCAGATCCTCGCCGGGGTTGGCGTTGAAGTGCAGCGTCACGTCACTCAGGCCGTGCGGGCCGGGTTCGCTCAGCGCACCCAGGTGGAACGCGAGCCGGGCGTGCGGCATGCCCAGCTGCCGGATGACGGCCAGCAGCTCGTCCGCGAGGGGCGCGGCGCGCTCACGCCGGGCCGCGTCGAGCCGCTCCCCGGCAGCCTGCACCCGCGCGCGCAGGGCCTCCACCTCGGCGTCCAGGGTACCGGCGTCCTGCTCGTCACGGGTGAGGTCCGCCAGTTCCACCTCGACCTGCGCGTGGAACTCCAGCACGTCCTCCAGCGACGGGCCGTACTTGGCGCGCAGCTTGCCCAGCGCGCCCAGGCGGGCCTCGACCCGCGCGAGTTCCTCGGGGTCCGGCGCCTGATCCTCCGCGACGCCGCGCAGCTCTCCCACGACCGCCTGGATGCTCGCGACCGCCTCGCGCAGTTCTCCCTGCAGCTGGGCGGAGGTGTCGTCGAAGCGCACCCCGGCGTTCAGGGCGCGGACGGCCTCGTTCAGGAAGCCCAGGGCGTTCTCGTCCCCGTCGCTCAGGAGGTGCAGCGCCCCGGCGGCACTCTGGGCGATGGTGTCGAGGTTCGCCAGCCGGGTCAGGTCGGTCTGGAGGGGCTCCTCCTCGCCGAGCTGCGGGCCGACCTCCGCGATCTCGCGCGCCTGGAACTGCAGCAGGTCGAGCTGCCGGGCGCGTTCGCGTTCGGTGGCGCGCAACCGCTCCAGACGGGAGCGGGCCTCCTGCCAGTCGCGGTAGGCCAGGCCGTACTCGGCGTGCTGCGCGTCCACCTGCCGGTCGAGCAGGGCGCGCTGGTTGGCGGGCGTGAGCAGGCTGACCGCCGAGTGCTGCCAGTGGATGGTCAGGCGGCGCTGCGCCCACTCCTGCAACTCGCGCAGGCTGACCACCTCGCCGTCCAGGCGGGCGGTGCTGCGGCCGTGAGCGGTCACGCGGCGGCTGGCGATCTCGTCGCCCCAGTGGCCGGTGACGAGCAGGTCGTCCTCGCCGCTGCGGATCAGGTCGGTGTTGGCGCGGCTGCCCAGCAGCAGGCCCAGGGCGTCCACGATGATGCTCTTGCCCGCGCCGGTCTCGCCGGTGAACACGCTCAGCCCCGCCTGGAAGGTCAGGTCCAGCGTGCGGATGGTGGCGAGACTGCGCACTTCCAGTCGGCCCAGGGGCAGCCCGCCGGTCACGGGGGCGGGCGCGGCGGCCGCTGAAGCGGACGCCGCCG encodes:
- a CDS encoding protease complex subunit PrcB family protein — encoded protein: MNRTLLAAALLGAGLLSGCSMTGPGNLKVHEAVLYGGAQERVVWVYGTLQGSASSVKLGSQSADLRAQVSDPIATPGSLSVNGKATYREPTAGIPAQLTVTRQGAGFTVTPGSGAQLSAIYYTDGQSWTRLSGTSGQVTGTRVDGLKGAGQLTDDEARVLADTLRPQGPLAVAVLANQPAPTLSVEPAPQEHLRSDLYILSNVPSAQVQPPRPLPGTPTTPTPTTPAPGGNVTVTQIATGTNATTTEAGVQVATTASAASSLYARAYGRQSSVPTPPSVTGRSLIGVFLGQRPTGGYGVQVIGASSSGTQLTLRVRLTAPAPGAILAQVITSPWAIVSVPGTFTTVNVVDEDGQPLPTVTGGGQVR
- a CDS encoding DNA repair protein RecN, whose translation is MTRKAPRPDSRPSAPKPRPAASASAAAAPAPVTGGLPLGRLEVRSLATIRTLDLTFQAGLSVFTGETGAGKSIIVDALGLLLGSRANTDLIRSGEDDLLVTGHWGDEIASRRVTAHGRSTARLDGEVVSLRELQEWAQRRLTIHWQHSAVSLLTPANQRALLDRQVDAQHAEYGLAYRDWQEARSRLERLRATERERARQLDLLQFQAREIAEVGPQLGEEEPLQTDLTRLANLDTIAQSAAGALHLLSDGDENALGFLNEAVRALNAGVRFDDTSAQLQGELREAVASIQAVVGELRGVAEDQAPDPEELARVEARLGALGKLRAKYGPSLEDVLEFHAQVEVELADLTRDEQDAGTLDAEVEALRARVQAAGERLDAARRERAAPLADELLAVIRQLGMPHARLAFHLGALSEPGPHGLSDVTLHFNANPGEDLAPLADVASGGELSRVMLAISTVLGADTPAVVFDEVDAGIGGSAAHAVADQLRALAAARQVLVVTHLAQIAARADHHYKVEKSVEDGRTVSRVRLLTPDERLEEIARMLSGNTSDAALTHARELLAGSA